A single Montipora foliosa isolate CH-2021 chromosome 7, ASM3666993v2, whole genome shotgun sequence DNA region contains:
- the LOC138011753 gene encoding monocarboxylate transporter 13-like — MMRKQQSAVSSDSCSVRLNHCSANCNCSEIPQPDACWSWVVCLACSVSNTIIVGIIISYGVIFPTLLEEFQQGKAKTALVGSLAMVGVGIFSTLVAKVYNRFGPRITVTFGAVICSISLLTTSQCNNIYLVLLTYGVVFGFGSCFIFLPPYLVIPRYFVKRRSLAIGVVAMGVGGGMFVMSPIMKALLDALGWRRMFMVLAGFVALSVPLVCAVQRMLPEEVVDKAEDIAEERCCEGMWSVFKNKRFDIIFLSMNLFYIVHYIPSVHMVRYCEDLNISGSHASTLYLYSGLTSMLSRPFIGWLCDIKFVSALHIYQLVAGIEGVATLLLPSARNYVHFVLYFIAYGFADGAVGCSSCIAALSCFTNNKRSLGFGLFCMVSSSMAAAGPPLGGLLADEVGSYVPAFYVTGIVVLLGASVIFLIPFLKLKPQTKSTEKEFEELIVVEKCTAV; from the exons ATGATGCGGAAACAGCAAAGCGCTGTTTCAAGTGATTCTTGCTCCGTACGGCTAAACCATTGCTCTGCAAATTGCAACTGCTCTGAGATCCCACAGCCAGATGCCTGCTGGTCTTGGGTTGTTTGCCTGGCATGTTCTGTTTCTAACACGATTATTGTTGGCATAATCATCAGCTATGGCGTCATATTTCCTACTCTGTTAGAAGAATTTCAACAAGGAAAAGCCAAGACGG CTTTGGTTGGTTCATTAGCTATGGTCGGTGTTGGGATTTTCAGCACGTTAGTTGCGAAGGTCTACAATCGATTCGGACCACGAATAACTGTTACCTTTGGAGCCGTCATTTGTTCAATTTCCCTGCTGACAACATCACAGTGCAACAATATATACCTGGTATTGCTAACATACGGCGTCGTCTTCGGCTTTGGTTCctgtttcatttttctccctccTTATTTGGTCATTCCGAGGTACTTTGTCAAAAGACGCTCCTTAGCAATAGGGGTCGTTGCTATGGGCGTCGGTGGGGGTATGTTCGTGATGAGCCCCATCATGAAGGCCCTTCTTGATGCGCTTGGCTGGCGGAGGATGTTTATGGTCCTTGCTGGCTTTGTGGCCCTTTCCGTTCCTCTCGTTTGTGCTGTACAACGTATGCTTCCAGAAGAAGTGGTCGACAAAGCAGAAGATATCGCTGAAGAAAGATGTTGCGAGGGAATGTGGTCTGTCTTTAAAAACAAGCGATTTGATATCATCTTTCTGTCAATGAACCTTTTTTATATTGTGCACTATATCCCTTCAGTTCATATG GTTCGCTATTGTGAAGATTTAAACATATCTGGCTCTCATGCGTCTACCCTCTATCTCTACAGCGGGCTGACGTCAATGCTAAGCCGCCCCTTCATTGGCTGGCTATGTGATATAAAATTCGTCAGCGCGTTACACATTTACCAACTTGTTGCGGGAATCGAAGGTGTCGCTACTCTTCTGTTACCTTCAGCCAGAAACTACGTCCATTTTGTTCTGTACTTTATAGCTTACGGATTTGCCGATGGAGCAGTCGGATGCTCTTCGTGTATTGCTGCTCTCTCGTGTTTTACGAACAACAAACGATCTTTGGGATTCGGGCTTTTTTGTATGGTTAGTTCATCAATGGCTGCAGCGGGACCCCCCTTGGGAG GTCTTTTAGCTGATGAAGTGGGATCTTACGTACCTGCGTTTTATGTGACAGGAATTGTGGTTCTTCTTGGAGCTTCGGTCATATTCCTTATTCCTTTTCTTAAGCTCAAGCCACAAACCAAAAGCACCGAGAAGGAATTTGAAGAGTTGATAGTTGTGGAAAAATGCACAGCGGTTTGA
- the LOC138010070 gene encoding monocarboxylate transporter 4-like yields the protein MDCKLTLATDTHRNVQERKGSTGDEGGANLKKQSPAMQVSCELDSCWSWVVCASCALCNIIICGVPFSYGILFPALLDEFEQGKATTALVGSLAIMGAGLYSIFAARVYNRIGPIKTGSLGTVLCIASLALSSQGTSIYFLLISHGFFFGIASCFVYLPPFLAIPRYFDKRRALALAIVSVGPGAGLFILSPIAQALLDALGWRRTLMALAGIIAIILPLLCVFRRMPDEQRLQQNKPEPGKGKLCDFSVLKNKHFVIYTLATSLMFTGHYTPTVHMVRYCEEIGIPPIQSSKFYIYSGVTLNSFSYSITFFLLLFFTFNRAGFVADSFVSYSPTFYLAGSLIVVSALLIFVVPFMKKNEEEEEEEEEEEEEEEVMV from the exons ATGGATTGTAAAC TGACCCTTGCAACAGATACGCACAGAAACGTTCAGGAGAGG AAAGGCTCTACGGGCGATGAAGGGGGAGCTAACCTAAAAAAGCAATCACCAGCCATGCAGGTTTCCTGTGAATTGGATTCATGTTGGTCCTGGGTAGTCTGTGCATCGTGCGCGCTTTGTAACATTATTATCTGCGGAGTTCCTTTCAGCTACGGAATCCTGTTTCCCGCCCTTTTGGACGAGTTTGAGCAAGGAAAAGCTACAACAG CTTTGGTCGGCTCTTTGGCTATCATGGGTGCTGGTCTCTACAGCATATTTGCAGCAAGAGTTTACAATCGCATCGGTCCCATTAAAACTGGATCACTTGGCACCGTGCTCTGCATTGCAAGTCTTGCCTTATCATCGCAAGGAACCAGCATTTATTTCCTGCTGATAAGTCACGGTTTCTTCTTCGGAATCGCTTCTTGTTTTGTATATCTTCCCCCATTTTTGGCCATACCTCGCTACTTCGACAAAAGGCGCGCTCTGGCGTTGGCGATCGTTTCCGTAGGGCCCGGAGCTGGATTGTTCATATTGAGCCCTATAGCTCAGGCCCTTCTGGACGCACTTGGTTGGCGAAGGACACTCATGGCCCTGGCAGGGATTATCGCTATTATATTGCCACTGCTTTGCGTGTTTCGACGGATGCCTGATGAGCAGCGTTTGCAGCAAAACAAACCAGAACCTGGGAAGGGGAAGCTCTGTGATTTTTCAGTCTTAAAAAACAAGCACTTCGTTATATACACTTTGGCGACATCGCTGATGTTTACCGGACATTACACCCCCACTGTTCACATG GTTCGGTACTGCGAAGAAATAGGAATACCACCCATCCAATCATCCAAGTTTTACATCTACAGTGGGGTGACT CTTAATAGTTTCTCATACAGTATAAcgttcttcttgttgttgtttttcacttttaaccGCGCAGGTTTTGTGGCGGATAGTTTTGTCTCCTACTCACCGACATTTTACCTTGCCGGAAGTTTGATTGTTGTCAGTGCTTTGCTTATCTTTGTGGTAccgtttatgaaaaaaaacgaggaagaagaagaagaagaagaagaagaagaagaagaagaagaagtaatGGTTTGA